In a genomic window of Wyeomyia smithii strain HCP4-BCI-WySm-NY-G18 chromosome 1, ASM2978416v1, whole genome shotgun sequence:
- the LOC129720115 gene encoding probable cyclin-dependent serine/threonine-protein kinase DDB_G0292550 — NNNNYNNNNNNNNNNNNYNNNNNNNNNYNNNNNNNNNNNNNNNNNNNNNNNNNNNNNNNNNNNNNNNNNNNNNNNNNNNNNNNNNNNNNNNNNNNNNNNNNNNNNNNNNNNNNNNNNNNNNNNNNNNNNNNNNNNNNNNNNNNNNNNNNNNNNNNNNNNNNNNNNNNNNNNNNNNNNNNNNNNNNNNNNNNNNNNNNNNNNNNNNNNNNNNNNNNNNNNNNNNNNNNNNNNNNNNNNNNNNNNNNNNNNNNNNNNNNNNNNNNNNNNNNNNNNNNNNNNNNNNNNNNNNNNNNNNNNNNNNNNNNNNNNNNNNNNNNNNNNNNNNNNNNNNNNNNNNNNNNNNNNNNNNNNNNNNNNNNNNNNNNNNNNNNNNNNNNNNNNNNNNNNNNNNNNNNNNNNNNNNNNNNNNNNNNNNNNNNNNNNNNNNNNNNNNNNNNNNNNNNNNNNNNNNNNNNNNNNNNNNNNNNNNNNNNNNNNNNNNNNNNNNNNNNNNNNNNNNNNNNNNNNNNNNNNNNNNNNNNNNNNNNNNNNNNNNNNNNNNNNNNNNNNNNNNNNNNN, encoded by the coding sequence aataataataattataataataataataataataataataataataataattataataataataataataataataataattataataataataataataataataataataataataataataataataataataataataataataataataataataataataataataataataataataataataataataataataataataataataataataataataataataataataataataataataataataataataataataataataataataataataataataataataataataataataataataataataataataataataataataataataataataataataataataataataataataataataataataataataataataataataataataataataataataataataataataataataataataataataataataataataataataataataataataataataataataataataataataataataataataataataataataataataataataataataataataataataataataataataataataataataataataataataataataataataataataataataataataataataataataataataataataataataataataataataataataataataataataataataataataataataataataataataataataataataataataataataataataataataataataataataataataataataataataataataataataataataataataataataataataataataataataataataataataataataataataataataataataataataataataataataataataataataataataataataataataataataataataataataataataataataataataataataataataataataataataataataataataataataataataataataataataataataataataataataataataataataataataataataataataataataataataataataataataataataataataataataataataataataataataataataataataataataataataataataataataataataataataataataataataataataataataataataataataataataataataataataataataataataataataataataataataataataataataataataataataataataataataataataataataataataataataataataataataataataataataataataataataataataataataataataataataataataataataataataataataataataataataataataataataataataataataataataataataataataataataataataataataataataataataataataataataataataataataataataataataataataataataataataataataataataataataataataataataataataataataataataataataataataataataataataataataataataataataataataataataataataataataataataataataataataataataat
- the LOC129720119 gene encoding uncharacterized protein DDB_G0287625-like codes for NNNNNNNNNNNNNNNNNNNNNNNNNNNNNNNNNNNNNNNNNNNNNNNNNNNNNNYNNNNNNNNNNNNNNNNNNNNNNNNNNNNNNNNNNNNNNNNNNNNNNNNNNNNNNNNNNNNNNNNNNNNNNNNNNNNNNNNNNNNNNNNNNNNNNNNNNNNNNNNNNNNNNNNNNNNNNNNNNNNNNNNNNNNNNNNNNNN; via the coding sequence aataataataataataataataataataataataataataataataataataataataataataataataataataataataataataataataataataataataataataataataataataataataataataataataataataataataataataattacaataataataataataataataataataataataataataataataataataataataataataataataataataataataataataataataataataataataataataataataataataataataataataataataataataataataataataataataataataataataataataataataataataataataataataataataataataataataataataataataataataataataataataataataataataataataataataataataataataataataataataataataataataataataataataataataataataataataataataataataataataataataataataataataataataataataataataataataataataataataat